A genomic window from Phocoena sinus isolate mPhoSin1 chromosome 20, mPhoSin1.pri, whole genome shotgun sequence includes:
- the SGSM2 gene encoding LOW QUALITY PROTEIN: small G protein signaling modulator 2 (The sequence of the model RefSeq protein was modified relative to this genomic sequence to represent the inferred CDS: inserted 1 base in 1 codon), protein MGSAEDAVKEKLLWNVKKEVKQIMEEAVTRKFVHEDSSHILTLCGAVEACLLHQLRRRAAGFLRSDKMAALFTKVGKACPVAGEVCHKVQELQQQVEGRKPLAGNQETQQRQGSASGKAPALSLPALKHIWARTALIEKVLDRVVQYLVENCSKYYEKEALLADPVFGPILASLLVGPCALEYTKLKTADHYWTDPSADELVQRHRIRGPPNRQDSPAKRPALGIRKRHSSGSASEDRLAACAREYVESLHQNSRTRLLYGKNNVLVQPKGDVEAVPGYLSLHQSAGSLTLKWTPNQLMNGTLGDSELEKSVYWDYALVVPFSQIVCIHCHQQKNGGTLVLVSQDGIQRPPLHFPQGGHLLSFLSCLENGLLPRGQLEPPLWTQQGKGKVFPRLRKRSSMRSVDVEDVGSGRATDYVFRIIYPGHRHEHITINYHHLAASRAASVDDDEEEEDKLHAMLSMICSRNLTAPNPMKDAGDMIEMQGFGPXLPAWHLEPLCSQGSSCLSYSTSSSPYVPPSHCSCVPDRLPLRLLCESMKRQIVSRAFYGWLAYCRHLSTVRTHLSALVHHKHHPPARSPGASGGLTKDMWSKYQKNEKNYKELELLRQVYSGGVEHEVRKDVWPFLLGHYKFGMSKKEMEQVDTVVAARYQRVLAEWKACEVVVRQREREAHPATLTKFSSGSSIDSHVQHLIHRDSTISNDVFVSVDDLEPPRPLGPEDPRPEPEQGAGAGPTGTTVVEQQSVEFDSPDSGLPSSRNYSVASGIQSSIDEGQSLGCEEENAGGEEGSDGLVPAAQVSKPQDPGQEASRAGQLEAGEELAAVCAAAYTIELLDTVALNLHRIDKDVQRCDRNYWYFTPPNLERLRDIMCSYVWEHLDVGYVQGMCDLLAPLLVVLDNDQLAYSCFSHLMKRMSQNFPNGGAMDAHFANMRSLIQILDSELFELMHQNGDYTHFYFCYRWFLLDFKRELPYEDVFAVWEVIWAARHISSEHFVLFIALALVEAYREIIRDNNMDFTDIIKFFNERAEHHDAQELLRIARDLVHKVQMLIENK, encoded by the exons ATGGGCAGCGCGGAGGACGCAGTCAAAGAGAAACTGCTGTGGAACGTGAAAAAGGAG GTGAAGCAAATCATGGAGGAGGCTGTCACCAGGAAGTTTGTGCATGAAGATAGCAGCCACATCCTTACTCTGTGTG GTGCGGTGGAGGCTTGCCTCCTGCATCAGCTGAGGCGCCGTGCCGCCGGCTTCCTGCGCAGTGACAAGATGGCAGCCCTGTTCACCAAGGTGGGGAAGGCGTGCCCAGTGGCTGGGGAGGTTTGCCACAAGGTGCAGGAGCTGCAGCAGCAAGTAGAGGGCAG GAAACCCTTGGCGGGCAACCAGGAGACCCAGCAGAGACAGGGCTCTGCCAGTGGGAAGGCCCCAGCCCTCAGCCTGCCGGCCTTGAAACACATATGGGCGCGCACAGCGCTCATCGAGAAAGTGCTGGACAGGGTCGTGCAGTACCTGGTGGAGAACTGCAG CAAGTACTACGAGAAGGAGGCGTTACTGGCAGACCCTGTGTTTGGCCCCATCTTGGCCTCTCTTCTAG TGGGACCCTGTGCCTTGGAGTACACCAAGCTCAAGACAGCCGATCACTACTGGACCGACCCCTCGGCTGATGAGCTGGTCCAGAGGCACCGTATCCGGGGTCCCCCAAATCGCCAGGACTCCCCTGCGAAGCGCCCAGCCCTAGGA ATCCGGAAGCGGCACTCAAGTGGCAGCGCATCGGAGGACAGGCTAGCTGCCTGCGCCCGTGAGTACGTGGAATCCCTGCACCAGAACTCGAGGACACGGCTGCTCTACGGCAAAAACAACGTGCTGGTACAGCCG AAGGGGGACGTGGAGGCTGTCCCTGGCTACCTCTCCCTGCACCAGTCTGCAGGCAGCCTGACTCTGAAGTGGACCCCCAACCAGCTCATGAACGGGACTCTGGGGGATTCCGAGCTGGAAAAGAG CGTTTACTGGGACTACGCCCTTGTTGTGCCCTTCAGTCAGATTGTCTGCATCCACTGCCACCAGCAAA AGAACGGCGGCACCCTCGTGCTGGTGAGCCAGGATGGCATCCAGAGGCCACCACTGCACTTCCCGCAGGGGGGCCACCTGCTGTCCTTCCTGTCCTGCCTGGAGAACGGGCTTCTGCCTCGAGGACAGCTGGAGCCCCCACTCTGGACCCAGCAGGGGAAG GGGAAGGTGTTCCCCAGGCTACGGAAGCGCAGCAGCATGCGGTCCGTGGACGTGGAGGACGTGGGCTCGGGGCGGGCCACCGACTACGTGTTCCGGATCATTTACCCTGGCCACAGGCACGAGCACA TCACTATTAACTACCACCACCTAGCGGCCAGCCGCGCGGCCTCGGTGGACGatgatgaggaagaggaggataaACTACACGCGATGCTCTCAATGATCTGCTCGCGGAACCTCACAGCTCCCAATCCGATGAAAG ATGCTGGCGACATGATCGAGATGCAGGGCTTTGGAC AGCTGCCAGCCTGGCACCTGGAGCCCCTGTGCAGCCAGggctcctcctgcctctcctACTCCACCAGCAGCTCCCCATACGTACCCCCCAGCCACTGCAGCTGTGTCCCCGACCG GTTGCCCCTCAGGCTGCTGTGTGAGAGCATGAAGAGGCAGATCGTGTCCCGGGCCTTCTATGGCT ggCTGGCATACTGCCGCCACCTGTCCACGGTGCGGACCCACCTGTCAGCGCTGGTGCATCACAAACATCATCCACCCGCCCGGTCACCTGGGGCCTCGGGGGGCCTCACCAAGGACATGTGGAGCAAGTATCAAAAGAACGAAAAG AACTACAAGGAGCTGGAGCTGCTGCGGCAGGTTTACTCTGGCGGCGTGGAGCACGAGGTCCGCAAGGATGTCTGGCCGTTTCTGCTTGGCCACTACAAGTTTGGCATGAGCAAGAAGGAGATGGAACAG GTGGACACAGTGGTGGCAGCGAGGTACCAGCGGGTGTTGGCGGAGTGGAAGGCCTGCGAGGTGGTGGTGAGGCAGCGGGAGCGGGAGGCTCACCCAGCTACGCTCACCAAGTTCTCCTCAGGCAGCAGCATCGACAGCCACGTGCAGCACCTCATCCACCGAGACTCCACCATCAGCAATGAC GTGTTTGTCTCTGTGGATGACCTGGAGCCTCCAAGGCCCCTGGGCCCCGAAGATCCCAGACCAGAGCCTGAgcagggggcgggggccgggccCACTGGCACCACCGTGGTGGAGCAACAGTCGGTGGAGTTCGACTCTCCAGACTCAGGACTGCCTTCCTCCCGCAATTACTCCGTGGCCTCGGGCATCCAGTCGAGCATAGATGAGGGCCAGAGCCTGGGCTGTGAGGAGGAGAACGCAGGTGGGGAGGAAGGCTCTGACGGGCTGGTCCCTGCAGCCCAGGTCTCCAAGCCTCAGGACCCCGGCCAGGAGGCCTCGCGGGCCGGCCAGCTGGAGGCCGGGGAGGAGCTCGCCGCCGTGTGTGCTGCTGCCTACACT ATAGAATTACTGGACACCGTGGCCTTAAATTTGCACCGCATAGACAAGGACGTGCAGCGATGTGACCGCAACTACTGGTACTTCACACCCCCCAACCTCGAGCGGCTCAGAGACATCATGTGCAG CTACGTGTGGGAGCACTTGGACGTGGGCTACGTGCAGGGCATGTGCGACCTGCTGGCGCCCCTCCTGGTTGTCCTCGACAATG ACCAGCTGGCCTACAGCTGTTTCAGCCACCTCATGAAGAGGATGAGCCAGAACTTCCCCAACGGGGGTGCCATGGACGCCCACTTTGCCAACATGCGCTCCCTCATCCAG ATCCTGGACTCAGAGCTGTTTGAACTGATGCATCAGAATGGAGACTACACCCACTTCTACTTCTGTTACCGCTGGTTCCTGCTGGATTTTAAGAGAG AGCTGCCGTATGAGGATGTGTTTGCTGTGTGGGAGGTGATCTGGGCAGCCCGGCACATCTCCTCGGAGCACTTTGTCCTGTTCATCGCCCTGGCCCTGGTGGAGGCCTACCGAGAGATCATCCGTGACAACAACATGGACTTCACTGACATCATCAAGTTCTTCAACG AGCGGGCTGAGCACCACGACGCCCAGGAGCTCCTGCGGATCGCCCGGGACCTCGTCCACAAGGTGCAGATGCTCATAGAGAACAAGTGA